From a single Acidimicrobiales bacterium genomic region:
- a CDS encoding protease inhibitor I42 family protein, translating to MSAYLRPARRRSGPRPVAAGRAAAVAAGLGVVLAVLASACSDGSGGTDQTVSMRSQTVHLAAGHGVRVEVGDVNPSVGDEWTVTRKPDPGVASVAEDYHSSCRSGETGCGGSLAYIVRAKGNGTTTVEFQYCFRSSPGPDCQAKPSQSSNAPVRLVVDVK from the coding sequence ATGTCCGCGTACCTCCGGCCTGCCAGGCGTCGATCCGGTCCGCGGCCGGTCGCCGCGGGCCGCGCCGCAGCCGTGGCCGCCGGGCTCGGCGTCGTGCTCGCCGTGCTCGCGTCCGCTTGCTCGGATGGCAGCGGTGGGACTGACCAGACCGTGTCGATGCGCAGCCAGACCGTGCACCTCGCCGCGGGACACGGCGTGCGCGTGGAGGTCGGCGACGTCAACCCGAGCGTCGGCGACGAATGGACCGTGACACGCAAACCCGACCCTGGCGTGGCGTCGGTCGCCGAGGACTACCACTCATCGTGCCGCAGCGGCGAGACCGGCTGCGGTGGGTCGTTGGCATACATCGTGCGCGCCAAGGGCAACGGCACCACCACCGTCGAGTTCCAGTACTGCTTCCGCTCGAGCCCGGGGCCCGACTGCCAGGCCAAGCCGTCGCAGAGCTCGAACGCGCCCGTGCGGCTCGTCGTCGACGTGAAGTGA
- a CDS encoding DNA-formamidopyrimidine glycosylase family protein, with translation MPELPEVQAHAERLDAAYAESTLAGFRPITFTALKTAAPDPALAEGSGLVFVGRRGKLLLLDFGVITFVVHLMQGGRIRPDEKQSPKPKGGIARWTFTDGRALLLTEQGTERKAGVWVVDGDPEAQEPLAHLGPDADRVDGAAMADLLEAHPMRLHGFLRDQRIIAGLGRRLANEVCHRARLSPFANTAKLDRAQAESLVEALGECVTEGLAYERGRDEMSASADRPGNVHHRVGEACPVCGDKIRAVVYRSYTVAYCPTCQTNGKVLADNTTSKFLK, from the coding sequence GTGCCTGAACTGCCCGAGGTCCAGGCTCACGCCGAACGGCTCGACGCCGCCTACGCGGAGTCGACGCTGGCCGGGTTTCGGCCGATCACGTTCACCGCGCTCAAGACCGCCGCACCCGACCCCGCCTTGGCGGAAGGCAGCGGCCTGGTGTTCGTCGGCCGCCGCGGCAAGCTGCTCCTGCTCGACTTCGGTGTCATCACGTTCGTCGTCCACCTCATGCAAGGCGGGCGCATCCGGCCCGACGAGAAGCAGAGCCCGAAGCCGAAGGGCGGGATCGCCCGCTGGACCTTCACCGACGGTCGAGCCCTGCTGCTGACGGAGCAGGGCACCGAGCGCAAAGCCGGGGTGTGGGTCGTCGACGGTGACCCTGAGGCGCAAGAACCGCTTGCCCACCTGGGCCCCGACGCCGACCGCGTCGACGGGGCGGCGATGGCCGACCTGCTCGAGGCCCATCCCATGCGACTCCACGGCTTCTTGCGCGACCAGCGGATCATCGCGGGGCTTGGCCGCCGCCTGGCGAACGAGGTGTGCCACCGGGCGCGCCTGTCGCCTTTCGCCAACACCGCCAAGCTCGACCGGGCGCAAGCGGAGAGCCTCGTCGAAGCCCTCGGCGAGTGCGTGACCGAAGGGTTGGCCTACGAGCGCGGCCGCGACGAGATGAGCGCGTCGGCCGACCGGCCCGGCAACGTCCACCACCGGGTGGGCGAGGCGTGCCCGGTGTGCGGCGACAAGATCCGCGCGGTCGTGTACCGGTCGTACACGGTGGCCTACTGCCCGACCTGCCAGACGAACGGCAAGGTGCTGGCCGACAACACGACCTCGAAGTTCTTGAAGTGA
- a CDS encoding carboxymuconolactone decarboxylase family protein: MATETSTPTSYVPAEPRRMSLPDDAPALYKAQYGLEVAVRRSGIDPVLYELIKIRASQINGCAFCIDMHTLDARAAGETEARINLLPAWREAPYYTARERAALALTESVTLVADTHVPDDVWADAAEVFSSEELAQVVMAIVVINGWNRMQIATRSPAGEYTPADRHA, translated from the coding sequence ATGGCCACCGAAACGTCCACGCCCACCTCGTACGTCCCCGCCGAGCCCCGACGCATGTCGCTGCCCGACGACGCGCCGGCGCTGTACAAGGCGCAGTACGGGCTCGAAGTGGCGGTCCGACGATCCGGTATCGACCCGGTGCTCTACGAGTTGATCAAGATCCGCGCGTCGCAGATCAACGGGTGCGCGTTCTGCATCGACATGCACACCCTCGACGCCCGTGCGGCCGGCGAGACCGAAGCCCGCATCAACTTGTTGCCGGCTTGGCGCGAGGCGCCGTACTACACCGCCCGCGAGCGGGCGGCGTTGGCGCTCACGGAGTCGGTCACGCTCGTGGCCGACACCCATGTTCCCGACGATGTGTGGGCTGACGCCGCCGAGGTCTTCTCGTCCGAAGAACTGGCGCAGGTCGTGATGGCCATCGTCGTGATCAACGGATGGAACCGCATGCAGATCGCCACCCGGTCACCAGCTGGCGAATACACCCCGGCCGACCGCCACGCTTGA
- a CDS encoding VTT domain-containing protein — protein MLAWLYASSFLKPEFWLEKAGASAVWAVTAIIFAESGLLFGFFLPGDSLLFLTGFLTSSGAHDFAAKNHLLPAVNHIPSLWVLLIVFFVAAAAGDQVGYLFGKRVGPALFSRPDSRLFKQAHVARAHAFLDKYGPKTVLLARFVPVVRTFAPIVAGVGEMRYRTFVAYNLIGACVWAMGVTLLGHFLGDVSFIRNNIEVAIVGVVALSLVPVVIEVYRHRKHGTAGLTGTDPTVL, from the coding sequence ATGCTCGCCTGGCTGTACGCCTCCAGCTTCCTCAAACCGGAGTTCTGGCTCGAGAAGGCCGGTGCGAGCGCCGTGTGGGCGGTGACCGCCATCATCTTCGCCGAGTCGGGATTGTTGTTCGGCTTCTTCCTGCCCGGCGACTCGCTGCTGTTCCTCACTGGGTTCCTCACGTCGTCGGGAGCGCACGACTTCGCCGCCAAGAACCACCTGTTGCCGGCGGTGAACCACATCCCGTCGCTGTGGGTGCTGCTGATCGTCTTCTTCGTGGCCGCGGCCGCGGGCGACCAGGTCGGCTACCTGTTCGGCAAGCGGGTCGGCCCCGCGCTCTTCAGCCGTCCCGACTCACGATTGTTCAAACAGGCGCACGTCGCCCGGGCCCACGCGTTTCTCGACAAGTACGGGCCCAAGACGGTGCTGTTGGCCCGCTTCGTGCCGGTGGTCCGCACGTTCGCCCCGATCGTGGCGGGCGTCGGCGAGATGCGCTACCGCACGTTCGTCGCGTACAACCTGATCGGCGCGTGCGTCTGGGCGATGGGTGTGACGCTGCTCGGCCACTTCCTCGGCGACGTGTCGTTCATCCGCAACAACATCGAGGTCGCGATCGTCGGTGTGGTCGCCCTCTCGCTGGTGCCGGTGGTCATCGAGGTCTACCGCCACCGCAAGCACGGCACGGCCGGCCTGACGGGCACCGACCCCACCGTGCTGTGA
- a CDS encoding SGNH/GDSL hydrolase family protein: MSSRRVVALLVGAAMVVAAGVGCSSSASSKSGGGDGNSAAQYYVSLGDSYASGWRVVNPNGSGHNTRQGFAYQVPGLAKAKGYDLQLVNFGCGGATTTSILERVGCPVNALGPGGTAYAQQTQIAAAEAFLRAHRGHVGLITVSIGGNDVTACAKARSPTVCVADAVKGVKTNVSRLAARLRAAAGPDVPIVGTTYPDVILAGYLSKSAGSQDLAKLSVVAFKSLINPALKESYASAGGQFVDVTAASGAYGSLDQTTEVAGYGRIPVPVAKVCEYSYMCRYHNIHATVAGYHLIAQLIVDTLPTP, translated from the coding sequence ATGTCGAGCCGTCGCGTTGTTGCGTTGCTCGTCGGAGCGGCGATGGTGGTCGCTGCAGGGGTCGGATGCTCGTCGTCGGCGTCGTCCAAGAGCGGAGGCGGCGACGGGAACAGCGCGGCGCAGTACTACGTGTCGCTCGGCGACTCGTACGCGTCGGGCTGGCGGGTGGTCAACCCCAACGGGTCGGGCCACAACACCCGCCAGGGTTTCGCGTACCAGGTGCCCGGCCTCGCCAAGGCCAAGGGCTACGACCTGCAGCTCGTCAACTTCGGCTGCGGCGGGGCCACCACGACGTCGATCCTCGAACGGGTCGGCTGTCCGGTGAACGCGCTTGGGCCCGGTGGCACGGCGTACGCGCAGCAGACCCAGATCGCCGCCGCCGAAGCGTTCTTGCGTGCCCACCGCGGCCACGTCGGCCTGATCACGGTCTCGATCGGCGGCAACGACGTGACGGCGTGCGCCAAGGCGAGATCGCCGACGGTGTGCGTGGCCGACGCCGTGAAAGGTGTGAAGACGAACGTCAGCCGCCTGGCGGCACGGTTGCGCGCCGCAGCGGGGCCCGACGTGCCGATCGTCGGCACGACGTATCCCGATGTGATCCTGGCCGGTTACCTGTCGAAGTCCGCCGGGAGCCAGGACCTGGCGAAGCTGTCGGTGGTGGCCTTCAAGTCGCTGATCAACCCGGCTCTGAAGGAGTCGTACGCGTCGGCCGGCGGGCAGTTCGTGGACGTCACCGCGGCATCGGGCGCGTACGGCTCGCTCGACCAGACCACCGAGGTGGCGGGCTACGGCCGGATCCCGGTGCCGGTCGCCAAAGTGTGCGAGTACTCCTACATGTGCCGCTACCACAACATCCACGCCACGGTCGCCGGTTACCACCTCATCGCGCAGCTGATCGTCGACACGCTGCCGACACCATGA
- a CDS encoding malate dehydrogenase encodes MSTQPVRIAVTGAAGQIGYSLLFRIASGAVLGPDQPVILQLLEIPPAMGALEGVVMELDDCAFPLLAGIEPADDANKAFEGANVVFLVGSRPRTKGMERSDLLEANGAIFTVQGKALSDHAADDLKVLVVGNPANTNALIAMHNAPDVPRERFTAMTRLDHNRALAQLAAKAGCPVNDITNMTIWGNHSATQYPDIFHAEVGGKGAAEVVGDQSWLESDFIPTVQKRGAAIIEARGASSAASAASAAIDHMRDWIQGTPAGSWVSMAVPSDGSYGVADGLISSFPCTTSGGDWSIVQGLDIDEFSRGRIDASVAELAEERDTVKGLGLIG; translated from the coding sequence GTGAGCACCCAGCCCGTCCGCATCGCTGTCACCGGGGCTGCCGGCCAGATCGGCTACAGCCTCCTGTTCCGCATCGCCAGCGGTGCCGTGCTCGGACCGGACCAACCGGTCATCCTCCAGCTGCTCGAGATCCCGCCGGCCATGGGCGCGCTCGAAGGCGTGGTCATGGAGCTCGACGACTGCGCGTTCCCGCTGCTGGCGGGCATCGAACCTGCCGACGATGCCAACAAGGCCTTCGAGGGTGCCAACGTCGTGTTTCTCGTGGGCTCCCGCCCGCGCACCAAGGGCATGGAGCGGTCGGACCTGCTCGAAGCCAACGGTGCCATCTTCACGGTGCAAGGCAAGGCGCTGTCGGACCACGCCGCCGATGACCTCAAGGTGCTCGTGGTCGGCAACCCCGCCAACACCAACGCGTTGATCGCCATGCACAACGCACCGGACGTCCCCCGCGAGCGCTTCACGGCGATGACCCGTCTGGACCACAACCGGGCGCTCGCCCAGCTCGCCGCCAAGGCCGGCTGCCCGGTCAACGACATCACCAACATGACCATCTGGGGCAACCACTCGGCCACGCAGTACCCCGACATCTTCCACGCCGAAGTCGGCGGGAAGGGCGCCGCGGAGGTGGTCGGCGATCAGTCGTGGCTCGAGAGCGACTTCATCCCCACCGTACAAAAGCGCGGTGCGGCCATCATCGAAGCCCGGGGCGCCTCGTCGGCCGCGTCGGCCGCGTCGGCCGCGATCGACCACATGCGCGACTGGATCCAGGGCACGCCGGCGGGCAGCTGGGTGTCGATGGCGGTCCCGTCCGACGGCTCGTACGGCGTCGCGGACGGCCTGATCTCCTCGTTCCCTTGCACCACCTCTGGTGGCGACTGGTCGATCGTGCAGGGTCTCGACATCGACGAGTTCTCCCGCGGCCGCATCGACGCGTCGGTGGCCGAGCTCGCCGAGGAGCGCGACACCGTGAAGGGACTCGGCCTCATCGGCTGA
- a CDS encoding amidohydrolase family protein — MLDHLIKGATVVDGTGDARFVGDVGVAGGRIARVVAARDGGIDEPAASTADAEGLVLAPGFVDPHTHYDAQLFWDPLATPSNVHGVTSIVAGNCGFTLAPLHADDADYLRKMMAKVEGMPLAALEQGVRWDWETYPEYLSRLEGNLGVNAGFMVGHCALRRYVMGADAVGQEATPEQVDAMVALLHDAIDAGGLGFSTTLSHTHSDGDGRPVASRWATRDELVALCAAVGEHPGTSLEAAFSGGLDQFSDDEIDTIAAMAGAARRTLNWNVLTIDSKVPERIPRQLGAAEAVAAAGGRVVALTMPVLVPMNMSFLTYCSFNLMPGWGDVMSLPVPERIAKLQDPDTQRWMVARSQSPEAGVFRRLSDWANYVIGDTYSAANEGLKGRRVADIAAERGLDPFAALVQVAVNDDLRTILWPGAPDNDPASWELRRQTWDDPRAMLGGSDAGAHLDRMAGAPYTTRFLGDTLRGRKLVSLERAVQLITDEPARLFGLVERGRIAEGNRADLVLFDPDTVGSDDATLVHDLPGGSARLTAGSRGVERVYVNGVVTVEAGSATGATPGALLRSGVDTQLDGT; from the coding sequence ATGTTGGACCACCTCATCAAGGGGGCGACCGTCGTCGACGGCACCGGCGATGCTCGCTTCGTGGGCGACGTCGGCGTCGCCGGGGGGCGCATCGCGCGGGTGGTGGCCGCCCGCGACGGCGGCATCGACGAGCCGGCCGCCTCCACCGCCGATGCCGAAGGCCTGGTGCTGGCGCCTGGATTCGTCGACCCGCACACCCACTACGACGCGCAGCTGTTCTGGGACCCGCTCGCCACGCCGTCGAACGTGCACGGCGTCACGTCGATCGTGGCCGGCAACTGCGGGTTCACGCTCGCACCGCTGCACGCCGACGACGCCGACTACCTGCGCAAGATGATGGCGAAAGTCGAGGGCATGCCCCTCGCCGCGCTCGAGCAAGGCGTGCGGTGGGACTGGGAGACCTACCCCGAGTACCTCTCCCGGCTCGAAGGGAACCTGGGCGTGAACGCCGGGTTCATGGTGGGGCACTGCGCGCTGCGCCGCTACGTGATGGGCGCCGACGCCGTGGGCCAGGAGGCAACCCCGGAGCAGGTCGACGCGATGGTGGCGCTGCTGCACGACGCGATCGACGCTGGCGGCCTCGGGTTCTCGACGACGTTGAGTCACACCCACTCCGACGGCGACGGCCGGCCGGTCGCGTCGCGCTGGGCGACCCGCGATGAGCTCGTCGCGTTGTGCGCGGCAGTCGGCGAACACCCCGGCACCAGCCTCGAAGCGGCGTTCTCCGGCGGCCTCGACCAGTTCAGCGACGACGAGATCGACACCATCGCGGCCATGGCCGGCGCCGCCAGGCGGACGCTGAACTGGAACGTGCTGACGATCGACTCGAAGGTGCCCGAGCGCATCCCGCGCCAACTCGGCGCCGCCGAGGCCGTGGCCGCCGCCGGGGGGCGGGTGGTGGCCCTCACCATGCCGGTGCTCGTCCCCATGAACATGAGCTTCTTGACGTACTGCTCGTTCAACTTGATGCCCGGCTGGGGTGACGTGATGTCGCTGCCGGTGCCGGAGCGGATCGCCAAGCTCCAGGACCCCGACACGCAACGGTGGATGGTGGCGCGCAGCCAGAGCCCCGAGGCTGGCGTGTTCCGGCGGCTGTCCGACTGGGCGAACTACGTCATCGGCGACACGTACTCCGCGGCCAACGAGGGGCTCAAGGGTCGGCGGGTGGCCGACATCGCGGCGGAGCGCGGGCTCGATCCGTTTGCCGCGCTGGTGCAAGTGGCGGTGAACGACGACTTGCGCACGATCCTGTGGCCCGGCGCGCCCGACAACGACCCGGCCTCGTGGGAGCTGCGCCGCCAGACATGGGACGACCCCCGTGCGATGCTCGGCGGCTCCGACGCGGGCGCCCACCTCGACCGCATGGCCGGCGCACCGTACACGACCCGCTTCCTCGGCGACACCCTCCGCGGCCGCAAGCTGGTGTCGCTCGAGCGAGCGGTGCAGCTGATCACCGACGAGCCGGCACGCTTGTTCGGCCTCGTCGAGCGAGGCCGGATCGCGGAGGGCAACCGCGCCGACCTCGTGCTGTTCGATCCCGACACGGTCGGCTCCGACGACGCCACCCTCGTGCACGACCTGCCCGGCGGCAGCGCCCGCCTCACCGCCGGTTCGCGGGGCGTCGAGCGGGTCTACGTGAACGGCGTGGTCACGGTGGAGGCCGGCTCGGCCACCGGGGCGACACCCGGCGCGCTGCTGCGCTCGGGTGTCGACACCCAGCTCGACGGGACCTGA
- a CDS encoding NADP-dependent isocitrate dehydrogenase, translating into MTSKIIYTHTDEAPLLATYSLLPIIQAYAAAAGVEIDTRDISLSGRILASFPERLTAEQRHTDDLAELGELAQKPEANIIKLPNISASIPQLKAAVAELQRQGFDLPDYPDEPATDEEHDLRERYDRVKGSAVNPVLREGNSDRRAAQSVKQYARAHPHSMGAWSPESKTNVATMTEGDFFHEERSVVVGDPTDVRVEHLATDGTSTVLKPSIPLMAGEVLDATVMRKAALDPFLAAQLERAQAEGVLFSVHLKATMMKVSDPIIFGHAVRAFFPALFAEYGATLDAAGISANDGLGNLLTAIEELPADTRDAIKAAVEQGLADGPALAMVDSDRGITNLHVPSDVIIDASMPAMIRTSGQMWNAAGEQQDTLAVIPDSSYAGVYQVVIDDCRAHGAFDPATMGSVPNVGLMAQKAEEYGSHDKTFEIAAAGTVRVVDADGRVLLEHEVEAGDIWRACQTKDLPIQDWVKLAVTRARATGSPAVFWLDSARAHDAQLIAKVERYLADHDTEGLEIAVMAPAEACAFSLERIRRGLDTISVTGNVLRDYLTDLFPILELGTSAKMLSVVPLINGGGLFETGAGGSAPKHVQQLLEENYLRWDSLGEFLALGVSLEHLAQTTGNPRAQVLADTLDVAISRFLEENKSPTRRLGGIDNRGSHFYLALYWAQALAAQSNDAELASKFAPLAERLATDEEKIAGELLAVQGHPVELGGYYHPDPALTSAVMRPSGTLNDALSLLG; encoded by the coding sequence GTGACCTCGAAGATCATCTACACGCACACCGACGAAGCCCCACTCCTGGCCACGTACTCGCTGCTGCCGATCATCCAGGCGTACGCCGCGGCGGCCGGTGTGGAGATCGACACCCGGGACATCTCGCTCTCCGGGCGCATCCTGGCCTCGTTCCCCGAGCGTCTGACGGCCGAGCAGCGCCACACCGACGACCTCGCGGAGCTCGGCGAGCTGGCCCAGAAGCCCGAAGCCAACATCATCAAGCTCCCCAACATCTCGGCGTCGATCCCGCAGCTCAAAGCTGCCGTCGCCGAGCTGCAGCGCCAGGGCTTCGACCTCCCCGACTATCCCGACGAGCCGGCCACCGACGAGGAGCACGACCTTCGGGAGCGCTACGACCGGGTGAAGGGATCTGCGGTGAACCCGGTCCTGCGCGAGGGCAACTCCGACCGCCGCGCGGCGCAGTCGGTGAAGCAGTACGCCCGGGCGCACCCGCACTCGATGGGCGCATGGTCACCAGAGTCGAAGACCAACGTCGCCACCATGACCGAGGGCGACTTCTTCCACGAGGAGCGGTCGGTCGTGGTTGGCGACCCCACCGACGTGCGCGTCGAGCACCTGGCCACCGACGGCACGTCCACGGTGCTCAAGCCATCGATCCCGCTGATGGCAGGTGAAGTGCTCGATGCCACCGTCATGCGCAAAGCGGCGCTCGACCCCTTCCTCGCCGCGCAACTCGAACGCGCGCAAGCCGAGGGTGTGCTGTTCTCCGTCCACCTCAAGGCCACGATGATGAAGGTGTCCGACCCGATCATCTTCGGGCACGCCGTGCGGGCCTTCTTCCCTGCGCTGTTCGCCGAGTACGGCGCGACCCTCGACGCGGCCGGCATCAGCGCGAACGACGGTCTCGGCAACCTGCTCACTGCCATCGAGGAGCTGCCGGCCGACACCCGCGACGCGATCAAAGCGGCCGTCGAACAAGGGCTCGCCGACGGACCCGCGCTGGCAATGGTCGACTCCGACCGCGGCATCACCAACCTCCACGTGCCGAGCGACGTGATCATCGACGCCTCGATGCCGGCCATGATCCGCACGTCGGGCCAGATGTGGAACGCGGCGGGTGAGCAACAAGACACGCTCGCGGTGATCCCCGACTCGAGCTACGCCGGCGTGTACCAGGTGGTCATCGACGACTGCCGTGCCCACGGGGCCTTCGACCCGGCCACGATGGGGTCGGTCCCCAACGTGGGCCTGATGGCGCAAAAGGCCGAGGAATACGGCTCGCACGACAAGACGTTCGAGATCGCCGCCGCCGGCACCGTGCGGGTCGTCGACGCCGACGGCCGCGTGCTGTTGGAACACGAGGTCGAGGCTGGCGACATCTGGCGGGCCTGCCAGACGAAGGATCTCCCGATCCAGGACTGGGTCAAACTCGCCGTGACCCGGGCTCGGGCCACGGGCTCGCCCGCCGTGTTCTGGCTCGACTCCGCCAGGGCGCACGACGCGCAGCTCATCGCCAAAGTCGAGCGCTACCTCGCCGACCACGACACCGAAGGCCTCGAGATCGCGGTGATGGCACCAGCCGAGGCCTGCGCCTTCTCCCTGGAGCGCATCCGCCGAGGCCTCGACACCATCTCGGTCACCGGCAACGTGCTGCGCGACTACCTCACCGACCTGTTCCCGATCCTCGAGCTCGGCACCAGCGCGAAGATGCTGTCGGTCGTGCCGCTGATCAACGGCGGTGGCTTGTTCGAGACCGGCGCGGGCGGCTCGGCCCCCAAGCACGTGCAGCAGCTGCTCGAGGAGAACTACTTGCGGTGGGACAGCCTCGGCGAGTTCCTCGCCCTCGGCGTGTCGCTCGAACACCTCGCCCAGACCACCGGCAACCCGAGAGCCCAAGTGCTCGCCGACACGCTCGACGTCGCCATCTCCCGGTTCCTCGAGGAGAACAAGTCACCGACCCGCCGCTTGGGCGGGATCGACAACCGGGGCAGCCACTTCTACTTGGCGCTGTATTGGGCGCAAGCGCTGGCCGCGCAGTCGAACGACGCCGAGCTGGCGTCGAAGTTCGCGCCGCTCGCCGAGCGCTTGGCCACCGACGAGGAGAAGATCGCGGGCGAGCTGCTCGCCGTGCAGGGCCACCCGGTCGAGCTCGGCGGCTACTACCACCCGGACCCGGCGTTGACGTCGGCGGTGATGCGCCCGTCGGGCACCCTGAACGACGCGCTCTCGCTCCTCGGCTGA
- a CDS encoding SCP2 sterol-binding domain-containing protein gives MATFLSPEWVDELDRAASASGALATATKDIALTVQQIVTADAASPNGDASQHPGRGAAWHVIVDHGLVRVRPGQSNRPDVTFTQDRATAVRVGRGELSAQAAFMLGKLRVDGDVALLMTHHVAFAGLDDVFADVRTSTTY, from the coding sequence ATGGCGACGTTCCTCAGCCCTGAGTGGGTCGACGAGCTCGACCGCGCCGCGAGCGCGAGCGGCGCCCTGGCGACCGCCACGAAGGACATCGCGCTGACGGTGCAGCAGATCGTGACCGCCGATGCCGCATCCCCAAACGGCGACGCGTCCCAACACCCGGGAAGAGGTGCTGCGTGGCACGTGATCGTCGACCACGGCCTCGTCCGCGTCCGACCGGGCCAGTCGAATCGTCCCGACGTCACCTTCACGCAGGACCGCGCGACGGCCGTGCGGGTCGGGCGGGGCGAGCTGTCGGCGCAAGCAGCGTTCATGCTCGGCAAGCTCCGTGTCGACGGCGACGTCGCTTTGTTGATGACCCACCACGTGGCGTTCGCAGGCCTCGACGACGTGTTCGCCGACGTCCGCACGTCGACCACGTATTGA
- a CDS encoding aldehyde dehydrogenase family protein, protein MLDHDKLYINGAWVPSTGSGSIDVINAATEEVMGRVPDGTPADVDAAVAAASAAFETWSQTDPEERAKAVQRIAEELGARNQEIAEIICGEVGMPMMLSQLVQAGLPAAVAGSYPSIIRDFQWEEQIGNSLVLREPIGVVGCITPWNYPLHQVVAKVVPAIGAGCTVVLKPSEVAPLASFVLAEIIDGIGLPPGVFNMVTGTGPVVGEAIAAHPDVAMVSFTGSTRAGKRVSEVAAATVKRVALELGGKSANILLDDLEGESLEKAARAGVGDAYLNSGQTCTALTRMLVPRSLQDQVVDIVRDEVENTWTIGDPATNAGRLGPLISDVQRDRVRGYIQKGLDEGATLVTGGPEQPDDLPTGYYVKPTVFADVDNEMTIAREEIFGPVLSIIAYDDEDDAVRIANDSPYGLSGAVQSADPERAKRVARRIRTGQLSINGGGFNPLAPFGGYKQSGSGRELGKYGLEEFLETKSLQL, encoded by the coding sequence ATGCTCGATCACGACAAGCTCTACATCAACGGCGCATGGGTGCCGTCCACCGGCAGCGGCTCGATCGACGTGATCAACGCTGCGACCGAGGAGGTGATGGGGCGGGTCCCTGACGGCACCCCGGCTGATGTCGATGCTGCGGTCGCGGCGGCTTCGGCGGCGTTCGAGACCTGGTCGCAGACCGACCCAGAGGAGCGCGCCAAGGCGGTCCAGCGCATCGCCGAGGAGCTCGGCGCCCGCAACCAGGAGATCGCCGAGATCATCTGCGGTGAAGTCGGCATGCCGATGATGCTCAGCCAGCTCGTACAGGCTGGGCTCCCGGCGGCGGTGGCCGGCAGCTACCCGTCGATCATCCGCGACTTCCAATGGGAGGAGCAGATCGGCAACTCGCTGGTGCTGCGCGAGCCCATCGGCGTGGTCGGCTGCATCACGCCGTGGAACTACCCGCTGCACCAAGTGGTCGCCAAGGTCGTGCCGGCCATCGGCGCGGGCTGCACCGTCGTCCTCAAGCCCAGTGAGGTCGCCCCGCTCGCGTCGTTCGTGCTCGCTGAGATCATCGACGGCATCGGCTTGCCGCCTGGCGTGTTCAACATGGTCACCGGCACCGGCCCGGTGGTGGGCGAGGCCATCGCGGCGCACCCCGACGTCGCCATGGTGAGCTTCACGGGCTCCACGCGCGCTGGCAAGCGCGTCAGCGAGGTCGCCGCCGCCACCGTCAAGCGCGTGGCGCTGGAGCTCGGCGGCAAGTCCGCGAACATTCTGCTCGACGACCTCGAGGGTGAGTCCCTCGAGAAGGCCGCTCGGGCGGGCGTCGGCGACGCCTACCTCAACTCGGGGCAGACGTGTACCGCACTCACCCGCATGCTCGTTCCCCGGTCGCTGCAGGATCAGGTGGTCGACATCGTCCGCGATGAGGTCGAGAACACGTGGACCATCGGTGACCCGGCCACCAACGCCGGTCGCCTTGGCCCGCTGATCTCCGACGTCCAGCGCGACCGGGTGCGCGGCTACATCCAAAAGGGCCTCGACGAGGGCGCCACGCTCGTGACCGGCGGCCCCGAGCAGCCCGATGACCTGCCCACCGGTTACTACGTGAAGCCCACCGTGTTCGCCGATGTCGACAACGAGATGACGATCGCCCGCGAGGAGATCTTCGGGCCGGTGCTGTCGATCATCGCCTATGACGACGAGGACGACGCCGTCCGCATCGCCAACGATTCGCCGTATGGCCTGTCGGGCGCGGTGCAGAGCGCGGATCCCGAGCGGGCCAAGCGCGTGGCGCGGCGCATCCGCACCGGCCAGCTGTCGATCAATGGTGGCGGGTTCAACCCGCTGGCGCCGTTCGGCGGCTACAAGCAGTCGGGCTCGGGTCGTGAGCTCGGCAAGTACGGCCTCGAGGAGTTCCTCGAGACCAAGTCGCTGCAGCTCTGA
- a CDS encoding SRPBCC family protein, with protein MNDHHLQGQTTINRSPADVYDAIADITQMGRWSPECTGGRWLGRAKEATVGARFVGFNKRKWARWATVCKVVTANPGKEFAFKVVPSGATWRYRFEPSAGGGTLVTETRELDKEPAVVKLADKAMLGGNHEVELDEGIVATLERVKAELER; from the coding sequence ATGAACGACCACCACCTCCAGGGTCAGACCACGATCAACCGCTCGCCGGCGGACGTCTACGACGCCATCGCCGACATCACGCAGATGGGTCGCTGGAGCCCCGAGTGCACCGGTGGTCGCTGGCTCGGACGCGCCAAGGAAGCGACGGTCGGCGCCCGTTTCGTCGGCTTCAACAAGCGCAAGTGGGCGCGGTGGGCGACGGTGTGCAAGGTCGTCACCGCGAACCCGGGCAAGGAGTTCGCATTCAAGGTGGTGCCTTCGGGCGCAACCTGGCGGTACCGGTTCGAGCCATCGGCCGGCGGCGGCACGCTCGTCACCGAGACCCGCGAGCTCGACAAGGAACCAGCCGTGGTCAAGCTCGCCGACAAGGCCATGCTCGGCGGCAACCACGAGGTTGAGCTCGACGAGGGCATCGTCGCCACGCTCGAACGGGTCAAGGCTGAGCTCGAGCGCTGA